One window from the genome of Leptospira broomii serovar Hurstbridge str. 5399 encodes:
- a CDS encoding helix-turn-helix domain-containing protein, with the protein MEYEEFIRKVGQKIKETRISRGITQEAMEEGEYAISYRTVQDIENGQSHPSVRSIFKLSKRLKVKPKDLLDV; encoded by the coding sequence GTGGAATACGAGGAATTTATTCGGAAGGTTGGACAAAAAATAAAAGAAACCCGTATTTCTCGTGGAATTACTCAAGAAGCGATGGAGGAAGGAGAATACGCTATTTCATATCGAACCGTTCAAGATATAGAGAATGGTCAGTCGCATCCTTCGGTGCGCTCTATTTTTAAACTTTCAAAAAGACTGAAAGTAAAGCCGAAAGATCTATTGGACGTATAA